Proteins co-encoded in one Echeneis naucrates chromosome 22, fEcheNa1.1, whole genome shotgun sequence genomic window:
- the tecpr2 gene encoding tectonin beta-propeller repeat-containing protein 2 isoform X7: MAAQPTSPSVLREFCPLYYLLNAIPAKVQRGFRSVLVYLTALDSSNDFLAVGSSIGMLYLYCRRLAHMNKYSLEGKCDAITAVKLLSCFDDLVAVGTASGRVAVFHLVSPLPGRNKQLKRFDVVGLHRGSVTSLAWSTNGMKLFSGDDKGRVIFTALDLDQVGVCNPVLLLEESSGVVQVEYSHQVLLVSTQQRSLLYCTQRREVQQLGTRPRKSSGRFGACFLPALCKQSDLQVFAARPGLRLWRTNVRGQVEETHLLRPLFNSQVPQFQLFPRPGPGGGYRPSERQLGLLNCFLRESWVLSWNEYSLYVFDCVHEVIIGALETSGDIVSVSCCDNEIFVLKGDRDIIRLSNSPEGLASNLSELSMRLSSPLTTPTILPATGSVETAQPIRTMAIIVEGGGMEGFGEEGGKEEVEEAEEQEEQEEQLDTAVMEQLGQRSGLLTSSSRSRSSSVTSWESLHGNTPVTSFPELSTQRYSAPLGQEEMQQELVVKAVRVKKRRRRRDSSSGNGLSESSCSDSMFVVQDSSCSDGGSGTPLSDRASLIGLDLHNQESPQQNQDQDSLGEGGRGSDRGGNGSADMESGCFLPAESLLCQCAEKELILGKACGPGPEEEVVPPTPDVDLLLECTFSYMHHTEEEDGHEQQPIKDQEDKFLSPLIRPEEEEDSPVPPAGLEDQMFFSTMSPLDQEHSICSDEEGDIYCHSVTAAGGRGDANICPSNQRQEPVDRPMGQGAQESERHKTDQLAESWMGYSGPGCGILSLQVTDRYVWCLDFKGGLFCSALPETGLNWQRFEDNVHQVALSPSGNLLWKVEQKSMTAFACAKVSAKGKRHWYKAVEQTAFVALSDDSAWIIRTNGDLYLQTGLSVERPCARSVKVDSPCVFSQVCVRGGVVWALSEHQALFYREGLNSYCSEGEGWKYDTVSEAQGLELMCVSLGDGGTAWALDASGSLWFRTGICSSRPQGDDDHWWQISISDYVVFDQGSLFQTLLQATQSVATVTRAPVERVVAFLSQYSQCQPSLVSANASGVWVASGRNQLHLARGSLVGTFWQNVVPRGTVSATRWTFVTSSAVPHREGTFLWLAQSRKDLFCVWDQDGELRPSSVPLPPEVELIHLSACRDALWGLDTHGQVNIRTVSPSCPTGLHWTPLDLSQLEPVTDLFGSVCVDSCSSRRSSEVKDTRQFVEHF; encoded by the exons ATGGCGGCCCAGCCGACCTCTCCATCAGTCCTGAGAGAGTTCTGCCCACTTTACTACCTGCTGAACGCCATCCCAGCTAAG GTCCAGCGTGGGTTCAGGTCTGTCCTGGTTTACCTGACAGCTCTGGACAGCAGCAACGACTTTCTGGCAGTGGGCAGCAGTATCGGCATGCTCTACCTGTACTGTCGCCGCCTGGCGCATATGAACAAATACAGTCTAGAG GGAAAGTGTGATGCGATCACAGCTGTGAAGCTACTCAGCTGTTTTGATGATCTGGTTGCCGTGGGAACAGCTTCAGGTCGGGTGGCGGTCTTCCACCTGGTGTCTCCACTTCCAGGACGCAACAAACAA tTGAAGCGGTTTGATGTGGTTGGCCTTCACAGAGGTTCAGTGACATCACTGGCATGGAGCACAAATGGAATGAAACTTTTCTCTGGAGATGATAAAGGTCGGGTCATCTTCACAGCTCTGGACCTTGACCAGGTG GGAGTGTGTAaccctgtgctgctgctggaggagtcCTCAGGTGTGGTTCAGGTGGAGTACAGTCACCAGGTGCTGCTGGTGTCCACCCAGCAGAGATCTCTGCTCTACTGCACGCAAAGACGGGAAGTCCAGCAGCTGGGCACCAGGCCCCGCAAGAg TAGTGGTCGGTTTGGTGCCTGCTTCCTGCCAGCTTTGTGTAAACAGAGTGATCTTCAGGTGTTTGCAGCTCGACCTGGACTCAGACTATGGAGAACTAATGTCAGGGGACAGGTGGAGGAAACTCACCTGCTCAGACCACTCTTTAACTCACAG GTCCCTCAGTTCCAGCTTTTTCCTCGTCCCGGTCCTGGGGGGGGGTACCGTCCCTCAGAACGTCAGCTGGGTTTGCTGAACTGCTTCCTGAGGGAGAGCTGGGTCCTGAGCTGGAACGAGTACAGTCTCTACGTCTTCGACTGTGTCCATGAG gTTATAATCGGAGCCTTGGAGACCAGTGGAGACATTGTATCAGTGTCGTGTTGTGACAATGAGATCTTTGTCCTGAAAGGGGACAGAGACATCATCCGTCTGTCCAATAGCCCTGAGGGACTGGCTTCAAACT TGTCCGAACTCTCAATGCGTCTGTCCTCACCTTTGACCACGCCCACCATCCTTCCAGCAACAGGTTCAGTGGAGACAGCTCAGCCTATCAGAACCATGGCTATCATTGTTGAGGGCGGGGGTATGGAGGGATTTGGTGAGGAGGGAGGcaaagaggaagtggaggaggctgaagagcaggaagagcaggaagagcagcTGGACACAGCT GTGATGGAGCAGCTCGGACAGCGGTCTGGACTCCTTACCAGTAGCTCTCGTAGTCgcagcagctctgtcacttcCTGGGAAAGTCTCCATGGAAATACCCCAGTGACCTCATTCCCTGAGCTCAGCACTCAACGCTACAGTGCCCCCCTGGGTCAGGAGGAGATGCAGCAGGAGCTGGTGGTCAAGGCTGTCagagtgaagaagaggaggagacgaaGAG acagcagcagtggGAACGGTCTTTCTGAGAGCAGCTGCTCAGACTCCATGTTTGTAGTCCAAGACAGCAGCTGTAGTGATGGAGGAAGTGGGACTCCTCTGAGTGACAGAGCCTCCCTCATCGGGTTGGACCTCCATAACCAGGAGTCTCCACAACAGAACCAAGACCAGGACTCATTGGGTGAAGGAGGGAGAGGttcagacagaggagggaatGGCAGCGCAGATATGGAGTCTGG CTGCTTTCTTCCAGCAGAATCCTTGCTCTGCCAGTGTGCTGAGAAGGAGTTGATACTAGGAAAGGCCTGTGGTCCTGGTCCAGAGGAGGAGGTTGTCCCTCCAACCCCAGATGTGGATCTTCTGCTGGAGTGCACCTTCTCCTATATGCATCacactgaggaagaggatggaCATGAGCAGCAGCCAATTAAGGATCAGGAGGACAAGTTTTTGAGCCCTCTAATTagaccagaggaggag GAGGACAGCCCAGTTCCCCCTGCTGGTCTGGAAGACCAGATGTTCTTTTCCACTATGTCCCCTCTGGACCAAGAACACAGTATATgcagtgatgaagagggagaTATCTATTGTCACAGTGTGACTGCTGCTGGTGGCCGAGGGGATGCCAACATCTGTCCATCCAATCAGAGACAGGAACCGGTAGACAGACCGATGGGCCAGGGAGCTCAGGAAAGCGAGAGACACAAAACAGACCag TTGGCAGAAAGCTGGATGGGCTACTCAGGACCAGGATGTGGAATACTGAGTCTCCAGGTGACTGACAG GTATGTTTGGTGTCTGGATTTTAAAGGGGGACTGTTCTGCAGTGCTCTGCCTGAAACTGGACTCAATTGGCAGCGCTTTGAAGACAATGTCCATCAGGTGGCGTTATCACCCTCAG GTAACCTGCTGTGGAAGGTGGAGCAGAAGAGCATGACAGCATTTGCTTGTGCCAAAGTGTCGGCGAAAGGAAAGCGTCACTGGTACAAAGCAGTGGAACAAACAGCATTCGTTGCTCTGAGTGACGACTCCGCTTGGATCATCAGGACCAATGGGGACCTCTACTTGCAGACAG GTCTGAGTGTGGAGCGTCCCTGCGCCCGCTCTGTGAAGGTGGACTCCCCTTGTGTCTTCAGCCAGGTGTGTGTCAGAGGGGGTGTGGTCTGGGCTCTGAGTGAGCACCAGGCTCTATTCTACAGAGAGGGACTGAACAGCTACTGCAGTGAGGGGGAGGGCTGGAAGTACGACACTGTCAG tgagGCTCAGGGTCTGGAGTTGATGTGCGTCTCTCTGGGAGATGGGGGGACGGCCTGGGCCCTGGATGCCAGTGGCAGCCTGTGGTTCAGGACAGGGATCTGTTCTTCCAGACCGCAGGGAGACGATGACCACTGGTGGCAG ATCAGTATTTCAGACTACGTGGTATTCGATCAGGGTAGTCTGTTCCAGACACTGCTGCAGGCCACACAGAGTGTTGCTACAGTAACCAGGGCCCCAGTGGAACGTGTGGTGGCCTTCCTTTCGCAGTACTCGCAGTGCCAGCCGAGTCTGGTAAGCGCCAACGCCAGCGGAGTCTGGGTGGCATCAGGACGAAACCAGTTGCACCTGGCCCGTGGCAGCCTTGTGG GAACTTTCTGGCAGAACGTTGTTCCAAGAGGAACCGTTTCAGCCACCAGGTGGACATTCGTCACATCTTCAGCTGTGCCTCACAGAGAAG GTACGTTTCTGTGGTTGGCTCAGAGCAGGAAGGATCTGTTCTGTGTTTGGGACCAGGATGGAGAGCTGCGACCGTCCTCTGTCCCCCTGCCTCCGGAG GTGGAGCTGATTCACCTGTCTGCGTGTCGTGATGCTCTGTGGGGTTTGGACACTCATGGTCAAGTCAATATTCGAACAGTGTCTCCATCCTGTCCCACTGGACTGCACTGGACCCCCCTGGACCTCAGCCAGCTTG AACCAGTCACAGATCTGTTTGGCTCAGTCTGTgttgacagctgcagcagcagaaggtctTCAGAGGTCAAAG ACACCAGACAGTTTGTGGAACATTTTTGA